In Halorhabdus tiamatea SARL4B, a genomic segment contains:
- a CDS encoding type IV pilin: protein MQINDHNMKLKTFLFDDESGVSPVIGVILMVAITVILAAVIATFVLGLGEQISDTAPSATFTYDFDDSVNPNTLTVTHNGGQSLSSSNLKVNVNGTQITNAGGDYGYDTNWPSDVSAGGSAVLQGIQQDDDVEIIWSSPDGDQSAILSEW from the coding sequence ATGCAGATCAACGACCACAACATGAAACTCAAAACCTTCCTCTTCGACGACGAATCGGGCGTCTCACCAGTGATCGGCGTGATCCTGATGGTCGCCATCACGGTCATCCTGGCGGCCGTCATCGCGACGTTCGTCCTCGGCCTGGGCGAACAGATCAGCGATACTGCGCCGAGTGCGACGTTCACATATGACTTCGACGATAGTGTGAATCCTAACACACTCACAGTCACTCACAATGGTGGTCAAAGTCTTTCCAGTTCTAATCTTAAAGTGAACGTAAATGGCACACAGATCACAAACGCAGGCGGTGATTATGGATATGATACCAATTGGCCTTCAGACGTATCCGCTGGGGGTTCTGCCGTTCTTCAGGGCATCCAACAAGACGATGATGTCGAAATAATCTGGAGTTCGCCCGATGGCGACCAGAGCGCCATTCTGAGCGAGTGGTAA
- a CDS encoding Na+/H+ antiporter subunit E encodes MRRWPVIGVALAALWLFVNGVELAPMPLAGAALSGLAIGMPIAYLFRRFYASDIAIGGLLRSIPATVIYLVLFLTELITANVDVAYRVLAPSMPIEPDVIEIPLRVESDAAITTIANSISLTPGTLTMDYNPDRNSLYVHAIAGRDRELVVAPIRQWEGYALRIFDEERSPTDPVPDPDAGNETDTDASADTDLDADTNGGEPDGK; translated from the coding sequence ATGAGACGCTGGCCCGTCATCGGTGTGGCACTGGCAGCCCTCTGGCTGTTCGTCAACGGCGTCGAACTGGCTCCCATGCCACTCGCCGGAGCCGCGCTGTCCGGCCTCGCCATCGGGATGCCGATCGCGTACCTGTTCCGGCGGTTCTACGCGAGTGACATCGCAATCGGGGGGTTACTCCGGTCGATCCCGGCGACGGTGATCTATCTCGTGCTGTTCCTGACAGAACTCATTACGGCCAACGTCGACGTCGCCTACCGGGTACTGGCCCCGTCGATGCCGATCGAACCCGACGTGATCGAGATCCCGCTTCGCGTCGAGTCCGACGCCGCGATCACCACGATCGCAAACAGCATCTCGCTGACTCCGGGGACGCTCACGATGGACTACAATCCGGATCGAAACTCGCTGTACGTCCACGCGATCGCCGGCCGGGATCGGGAGCTGGTTGTCGCACCGATCCGCCAGTGGGAAGGATACGCGCTCCGGATCTTCGACGAGGAACGATCACCCACGGATCCGGTTCCCGATCCGGACGCGGGTAACGAGACCGACACGGACGCAAGCGCGGACACGGATCTCGACGCGGACACGAACGGAGGTGAACCCGATGGCAAGTGA
- a CDS encoding halocyanin domain-containing protein: MTDDSVELSRRGLLRAGGVAAGGAAAAGAVGSAAAQEGGSGRIDYGGWFSDVSNFSSTVDRRGEDEITVEVGVEANGNYWGFGPPAVRVDPDTTVTWEWTGRGNAHNVVADDDSFSSGSAVAEAGSTYERTFTEAGIHKYYCNPHLSAGMKGAVVVGDDVPTVEVSGDTGPTVPESAKLVGVTSGFAMTGVLGLAYFVMKYGGDYGDVE; encoded by the coding sequence ATGACCGACGACAGCGTCGAACTCTCGCGCCGTGGACTCCTCCGTGCCGGCGGGGTAGCCGCCGGCGGGGCAGCGGCCGCAGGGGCAGTCGGCTCCGCCGCGGCACAGGAGGGCGGCAGCGGCCGGATCGATTACGGCGGGTGGTTCTCGGACGTGAGTAACTTCTCCTCGACGGTCGATCGGCGGGGTGAGGACGAGATCACTGTCGAGGTCGGCGTCGAAGCGAACGGCAACTACTGGGGCTTCGGCCCGCCGGCGGTCCGCGTCGATCCGGACACGACCGTGACCTGGGAGTGGACGGGGCGGGGCAACGCCCACAACGTCGTCGCCGACGACGACTCGTTTTCCTCGGGGTCGGCCGTCGCGGAGGCAGGATCGACCTACGAACGCACGTTCACCGAAGCGGGCATCCACAAGTACTACTGCAATCCGCACCTCTCGGCTGGGATGAAAGGCGCTGTCGTCGTCGGTGACGACGTCCCCACTGTCGAAGTCAGCGGCGACACGGGCCCGACCGTCCCCGAGAGCGCGAAGCTCGTGGGCGTGACCTCCGGATTTGCGATGACGGGCGTGCTCGGCCTGGCGTATTTCGTTATGAAATACGGCGGCGACTACGGCGACGTCGAGTGA
- a CDS encoding DUF7314 family protein, translated as MADEFMKGFGILVTAGLGWLVVAGWYKTPSFQGPQLLGTYPEDPGVYTQIAIALGEGLFYFAILGALAFWVLIPVINQAREAYAERK; from the coding sequence ATGGCTGACGAGTTCATGAAAGGGTTCGGGATCCTGGTGACGGCCGGGCTCGGGTGGCTCGTCGTAGCCGGGTGGTACAAGACGCCATCCTTCCAGGGACCACAGCTGCTGGGAACGTACCCGGAGGACCCCGGTGTCTACACCCAGATCGCGATCGCCCTCGGCGAGGGGCTGTTCTACTTCGCCATTCTCGGCGCGCTCGCGTTCTGGGTCCTCATCCCCGTGATCAATCAGGCCCGCGAGGCCTACGCCGAACGGAAATGA
- the coaBC gene encoding bifunctional phosphopantothenoylcysteine decarboxylase/phosphopantothenate--cysteine ligase CoaBC, whose protein sequence is MLEDTNVVLGVTGSIAAVKTVELAHELRRRGATVRAVMTDSATNIVHPWAVELATDGEVVTEIGGGVEHVTFFGEDPWGDVLLIAPSTANTVGKVAAAIDDTPVTTCATTALGAGIPVVIAPAMHEPMYDHPGVLEAIERLESWGVAFADPRIEESKAKIASEEAIVLETARAAGDRPLEGKEIVVTSGATTESIDAIRTLSNRASGTTGRAIAKACYVQGADVTLLHDGPNVPYATVEPVESASKMVAAAEERATDADALVSAAAIGDYTVEKREGKIRSGQDDLSLELTPTPKLLDRVRERAPDLPMVGFKLEADANDEELTSAARDLLSRVDLSLVVANDAGAAGSAETRALLVGSETTEEFRGSKASLGTRIAEELVSVLRE, encoded by the coding sequence ATGCTCGAAGACACGAACGTCGTCCTCGGCGTGACGGGCTCTATTGCGGCGGTCAAGACCGTTGAGTTGGCCCACGAACTCCGTCGGCGCGGAGCGACGGTCCGGGCAGTTATGACCGATTCGGCGACGAACATCGTCCATCCCTGGGCGGTCGAACTGGCGACAGACGGCGAGGTCGTCACCGAGATCGGCGGCGGCGTCGAACACGTCACCTTCTTCGGCGAGGATCCGTGGGGCGACGTGCTGTTGATCGCGCCCTCGACCGCCAATACGGTCGGGAAGGTCGCCGCCGCGATCGACGACACGCCGGTCACGACCTGCGCGACGACGGCTTTGGGGGCAGGTATCCCCGTCGTGATCGCGCCGGCGATGCACGAGCCGATGTACGATCATCCGGGCGTCCTCGAGGCGATCGAGCGCCTCGAATCGTGGGGGGTGGCCTTCGCCGACCCGCGAATCGAGGAGTCGAAGGCCAAGATCGCCAGCGAGGAGGCGATCGTCCTGGAGACGGCGCGGGCGGCCGGGGATCGCCCGCTCGAAGGAAAAGAAATCGTCGTCACTAGCGGCGCGACCACGGAGTCGATCGACGCGATCCGGACGCTGTCGAACCGCGCCTCGGGGACGACTGGCCGGGCCATCGCGAAGGCCTGCTACGTTCAGGGTGCGGACGTGACGCTGTTGCACGACGGCCCGAACGTACCCTATGCAACGGTCGAACCGGTCGAGAGCGCGTCGAAGATGGTCGCTGCTGCCGAAGAGCGCGCAACCGACGCCGACGCGCTCGTCTCGGCGGCCGCGATCGGCGATTACACCGTCGAGAAACGCGAGGGAAAGATCCGGTCCGGCCAGGACGACCTGTCTCTGGAGCTGACGCCGACGCCGAAACTCCTCGATCGCGTCCGCGAGCGCGCGCCGGACCTGCCGATGGTGGGGTTCAAGCTGGAAGCCGACGCCAACGACGAAGAACTGACGTCGGCCGCGCGCGATCTGCTGTCACGAGTCGATCTGTCGCTGGTCGTCGCCAACGACGCCGGGGCTGCCGGGAGTGCGGAGACGCGAGCGCTGCTGGTCGGCTCGGAGACGACTGAAGAGTTCCGGGGATCGAAAGCGTCACTCGGGACGCGGATCGCCGAGGAACTCGTGTCGGTGCTTCGGGAGTAA
- a CDS encoding DUF7313 family protein, with the protein MPSVSLFGPLDALLGSTVVYLLLGLAVLNIVTRLLAHKHHVEQVNRSGADAMSRYTPHVVSNILLVLASFYYLTLHHHGGFVTSILVLGLFLTDFFEFEARKAEARREVTLDRPKGAITASLLVLGYVSYQGLFFVVAPAWNAVI; encoded by the coding sequence ATGCCATCCGTCTCGCTGTTTGGGCCACTGGACGCACTCCTGGGGAGTACCGTCGTGTATCTCCTGCTGGGACTCGCTGTTCTGAACATCGTCACGCGATTGCTGGCGCACAAGCACCACGTCGAGCAAGTGAACCGTAGCGGTGCCGACGCGATGTCACGATACACGCCCCACGTCGTCTCGAACATTCTGCTCGTTTTGGCGTCGTTTTATTACTTGACACTGCACCACCACGGCGGGTTCGTCACCTCGATCCTCGTACTTGGGCTCTTTCTCACTGACTTCTTCGAGTTCGAGGCCCGAAAGGCCGAGGCACGCAGGGAGGTCACCCTCGACCGTCCGAAGGGGGCGATCACGGCGTCGCTACTCGTGCTCGGCTACGTCAGCTACCAGGGGCTGTTCTTCGTCGTCGCACCGGCCTGGAACGCTGTCATCTGA
- a CDS encoding cytochrome b family protein: MTEHDSPDDGVSQQRTADGPVRVDGGETGIVPPDDETPTWSERKERRQGLARTTYEYFERSRREDQDLREESDYVERDVLGFPTWPHEVVRNLALTSFFVGMLLFLAAALPPHIDAPANSGVTPPTILPDWYLYWSFGLLKLGPLNPDLALLGGQKLMADRTFGVLANLVVVGAIAVVPFINKGSARRPVEQPFWAAVGVFGVILSVTLAALSIKNLLPLDSHLLFDLTFLLPFVGATITYAALKSMREGYMFELNRRYYRLRPPK, encoded by the coding sequence ATGACTGAACACGATTCACCTGACGACGGAGTCAGCCAGCAACGGACTGCGGACGGTCCCGTCCGAGTCGACGGCGGCGAGACGGGGATCGTCCCCCCCGACGACGAGACGCCGACCTGGAGCGAGCGCAAGGAGCGTCGCCAGGGACTCGCCCGGACGACCTACGAATACTTCGAGCGCTCGCGCCGCGAGGACCAGGACCTTCGTGAAGAATCCGACTACGTCGAACGCGACGTACTCGGCTTTCCGACCTGGCCCCACGAGGTGGTCCGCAACCTCGCGCTGACGAGTTTCTTCGTCGGCATGTTGCTGTTCCTGGCGGCGGCACTCCCGCCACACATCGACGCACCGGCCAACTCCGGGGTCACGCCCCCGACGATCCTGCCGGACTGGTATCTCTACTGGTCGTTTGGCCTGCTGAAACTCGGGCCGCTGAACCCCGACCTGGCGCTGCTGGGCGGCCAGAAACTCATGGCCGATCGGACCTTCGGCGTCCTGGCGAACCTTGTCGTCGTCGGCGCGATCGCCGTCGTGCCGTTCATCAACAAGGGCAGCGCCCGCCGCCCGGTCGAACAGCCCTTTTGGGCGGCCGTCGGCGTCTTCGGCGTCATCCTCTCGGTGACGCTCGCGGCGCTGTCGATCAAGAACCTCCTGCCGCTGGACTCCCATCTCCTCTTTGACCTGACGTTCCTGTTGCCGTTCGTGGGGGCGACGATCACCTACGCGGCGCTGAAGTCGATGCGGGAGGGATACATGTTCGAACTCAACCGCCGGTACTACCGGCTTCGTCCACCCAAATGA
- a CDS encoding monovalent cation/H+ antiporter complex subunit F: MASELPAVLTTLLDAALIIASAVTLLAAYRVIQGPTVPDRVVALDTIGTNVVAIAILFALTTDTGLFVTVGLVLAIIGFISTITVARFVTEGDIIQ; this comes from the coding sequence ATGGCAAGTGAACTCCCGGCTGTACTCACCACGCTGCTCGATGCGGCACTGATCATCGCGAGCGCTGTGACGCTGCTTGCAGCCTATCGCGTCATCCAGGGCCCGACAGTGCCCGACCGCGTCGTCGCACTGGACACCATCGGCACGAACGTCGTCGCCATCGCAATCCTGTTCGCACTCACGACAGACACGGGGCTGTTCGTCACCGTTGGGCTCGTCCTCGCGATCATCGGGTTCATCAGTACGATCACCGTCGCACGGTTCGTCACTGAGGGGGACATCATCCAATGA
- a CDS encoding cytochrome b, translated as MSLERPDDHDHDAWMDKRDFSRVERMYLTVLIWFDKRLRIVDYLEILEGLYYKVNMQMPKSHTEQYGLDNKFWYWYPLYALGSFSTLAYIVAAISGALLGFYYTPGALSASGDPSMAYESITFIMTDLNFGFMLRSIHRWAAQVMVAAVFLHMLRVYFTGAYKEPRELNWLLGIVLISLTLLFGYSGYLLPWDQLAFWAGQIGVEMSLSIPLIGEWAAQLIFGGFTPNPSTLQRMYILHVFFLPFVVTSLIAVHIAIVWMQGIAEPH; from the coding sequence ATGAGTCTCGAACGTCCCGACGATCACGACCACGACGCCTGGATGGACAAGCGGGACTTCTCCCGGGTCGAACGCATGTACCTGACAGTACTCATCTGGTTCGACAAGCGTCTTCGGATCGTCGATTACCTCGAGATCCTGGAGGGGCTCTATTACAAGGTCAACATGCAGATGCCAAAGAGCCACACCGAGCAGTACGGGCTCGACAACAAGTTCTGGTACTGGTATCCCTTGTATGCGCTTGGCTCGTTCTCGACGCTCGCGTACATCGTCGCCGCGATCTCGGGAGCGCTGCTCGGCTTCTACTACACGCCGGGTGCGCTGAGTGCGTCCGGCGATCCGTCGATGGCCTACGAGTCGATCACGTTCATCATGACCGATCTGAACTTCGGGTTCATGCTCCGGAGTATCCACCGGTGGGCAGCCCAGGTCATGGTCGCCGCCGTCTTCCTGCACATGCTGCGGGTCTACTTCACTGGCGCGTACAAGGAGCCCCGCGAACTCAACTGGCTGCTCGGCATCGTCCTGATCAGCCTGACGCTGCTGTTTGGGTACTCCGGGTACCTGCTACCCTGGGACCAGCTCGCCTTCTGGGCCGGCCAGATCGGCGTCGAGATGTCGCTGTCGATCCCACTCATCGGTGAGTGGGCCGCCCAGTTGATCTTCGGCGGGTTCACGCCGAACCCGTCGACGCTCCAGCGGATGTACATCCTCCACGTGTTCTTCCTGCCGTTCGTGGTGACGTCGTTGATCGCCGTTCACATCGCTATCGTCTGGATGCAAGGCATCGCCGAACCGCACTAA
- a CDS encoding DUF7318 family protein translates to MMSSGSTYGDIHRYEPPRESAAAAVAIVLLTLVEIALVGVFTFGLISGWGIASNDGGFGNMFLGTVLATMFVNLAFILLLYRKEFLPDVMIVKKRRRKWEDLYVRQEDEDGESLTDGATESFKRAIYPYYKR, encoded by the coding sequence CTGATGTCCTCCGGGAGCACCTACGGTGACATTCACCGGTACGAACCGCCACGCGAGAGTGCGGCCGCGGCCGTCGCGATCGTCTTGCTGACGCTCGTCGAAATCGCGCTGGTCGGCGTGTTCACCTTCGGCCTCATCAGCGGCTGGGGGATTGCAAGCAACGACGGCGGGTTCGGGAACATGTTTCTCGGAACTGTCCTCGCGACGATGTTCGTCAACCTGGCGTTCATCCTGCTGCTGTATCGCAAGGAGTTCCTCCCGGACGTGATGATCGTCAAGAAGCGACGTCGCAAGTGGGAGGACCTCTACGTCCGCCAGGAGGACGAAGACGGCGAGTCGCTGACCGACGGCGCAACTGAGAGTTTCAAACGCGCGATCTACCCCTACTACAAACGATAA
- the mnhG gene encoding monovalent cation/H(+) antiporter subunit G, with translation MTPLHTLQAVVVGVLVVTGTFFLLVGTIGLLRLPNVYNRLHATSKATTLGAASLFLAGFVYFGPRGAGLTSLVGIVFLFLTAPTGAHMISRSAQKIGVPFVEGVSWPTPDDVDDHGEAD, from the coding sequence ATGACGCCACTCCACACACTCCAGGCCGTCGTCGTCGGTGTACTGGTCGTCACCGGGACGTTCTTCCTCCTGGTGGGAACGATCGGACTGCTCCGGCTCCCGAACGTGTACAACCGCCTGCACGCGACCAGCAAGGCGACGACGCTCGGCGCGGCCTCGCTGTTCCTCGCCGGGTTCGTCTACTTCGGGCCACGCGGGGCCGGGTTGACGTCGCTGGTCGGGATCGTCTTCCTGTTTCTGACGGCCCCGACCGGCGCACACATGATCTCCCGGTCGGCCCAGAAGATCGGCGTGCCCTTCGTCGAAGGCGTCTCCTGGCCGACTCCCGATGACGTCGACGACCATGGAGAGGCCGACTGA
- a CDS encoding Rieske (2Fe-2S) protein, translated as MAHEDKYPDESGRRRFVKGVVGSAVLGSVATGGATAVGLATTPSGVGGGITPYIGIANTDGPAPRGMPIIPVEIQDDGTIAGVWPDTEERTVQGQTVTVAEMDMGGTTYSSTWFQYCGVQTYAGISPDADQDNVFRSSSGTYEWQDDLEDGQALTLEDFDDYEEWGNDIGDSGVGKPASAGWRSEGDNVQTIPVQVLRSPEVSKMIDGEGEYSELSGDVRSFLDAATDNDVMAWLNKCTHFCCVPGFKAYGGSERFGAENEVYCQCHQSVYDPFQPVQRQFTALPRPEE; from the coding sequence ATGGCACACGAAGACAAATATCCGGACGAATCAGGCCGCCGGCGCTTCGTCAAGGGCGTCGTCGGGTCGGCCGTCCTCGGAAGTGTCGCGACCGGCGGCGCGACTGCGGTCGGGCTCGCAACCACGCCCTCCGGCGTCGGTGGCGGGATCACGCCGTATATCGGCATCGCAAACACCGACGGACCGGCTCCACGAGGGATGCCGATCATCCCGGTCGAAATCCAGGACGACGGCACGATCGCCGGCGTCTGGCCGGACACTGAAGAACGCACTGTCCAGGGCCAGACGGTCACCGTCGCCGAGATGGACATGGGCGGGACGACCTACAGTTCGACGTGGTTCCAGTACTGTGGCGTCCAGACGTACGCGGGCATCAGTCCCGACGCCGACCAGGACAACGTGTTTCGGTCTTCCTCTGGCACCTACGAGTGGCAGGACGACCTCGAGGACGGCCAGGCGCTCACCCTCGAAGACTTCGACGATTACGAGGAGTGGGGCAACGACATCGGCGATTCCGGCGTCGGCAAGCCGGCCTCGGCGGGCTGGCGTTCGGAGGGCGACAACGTCCAGACCATTCCCGTTCAGGTGCTTCGTAGCCCGGAAGTCTCGAAGATGATCGACGGCGAGGGCGAGTACAGCGAACTCTCGGGTGACGTCCGGTCGTTCCTCGACGCCGCGACCGACAACGACGTGATGGCCTGGCTCAACAAGTGTACGCACTTCTGTTGTGTGCCGGGGTTCAAGGCCTACGGCGGGAGCGAACGCTTCGGTGCGGAAAACGAAGTCTACTGTCAGTGCCACCAGTCGGTGTACGACCCGTTCCAGCCAGTCCAGCGACAGTTCACGGCGCTGCCGCGCCCGGAGGAATGA
- the trpB gene encoding tryptophan synthase subunit beta — protein MSNDSDDPGAFGDYGGRHVPDPLKEPLAQLAAAFEDVALSDEFQAEFRTLLEHYAGRPTPLYHAERLSEAYGAEIYLKREDLLHGGAHKLNNTLGQALLAKKAGKERLIAETGAGQHGTATAMVGAMLDLDTEIYMGEKDVARQRMNVFRMRLMGAEVKEVSRGGKGLADAVDAALEDFAKNVEDTHYLVGSVVGPDPFPRMVREFQSVIGDEAREQIRDRIGGLPDAAVACVGGGSNAIGLFDAFRDDDVAFYGAEGGGEGADSNRHAAPLADGEDDVLHGMKTRVIDEETEVHSVSAGLDYPGVGPEHAMFRAVGRCDYRGITDEQALEAFRELSMLEGIIPALETSHGLALAKQIADEHDTILVNLSGRGDKDMETAAEHFDLG, from the coding sequence ATGTCGAACGACTCCGACGATCCGGGGGCATTCGGCGACTACGGCGGTCGCCACGTGCCCGACCCGCTGAAAGAACCGCTCGCGCAACTCGCCGCCGCCTTCGAGGACGTCGCGCTCAGCGACGAGTTCCAGGCGGAGTTCCGCACGCTGCTGGAACACTACGCCGGCCGACCGACGCCGCTGTATCACGCCGAACGCCTCTCGGAGGCCTACGGTGCGGAGATCTACCTCAAACGCGAGGACCTGCTCCACGGCGGCGCACACAAGCTGAACAATACGCTCGGGCAGGCGCTGCTGGCGAAGAAGGCCGGCAAGGAGCGCCTGATCGCCGAGACCGGCGCTGGCCAGCACGGCACCGCGACGGCGATGGTCGGCGCAATGTTAGATCTCGACACCGAGATCTACATGGGCGAGAAGGACGTCGCCCGCCAGCGGATGAACGTCTTCCGCATGCGACTGATGGGTGCGGAGGTCAAAGAGGTCTCCCGCGGCGGGAAAGGGCTCGCCGACGCCGTCGACGCGGCGCTGGAGGACTTCGCGAAGAACGTTGAGGATACGCACTATCTCGTGGGTTCGGTCGTCGGCCCCGACCCGTTCCCGCGGATGGTCCGGGAATTCCAGTCCGTGATCGGCGACGAGGCTCGCGAGCAGATTCGCGACCGGATCGGCGGGCTGCCGGACGCCGCCGTGGCCTGTGTCGGCGGCGGCTCGAACGCGATCGGGCTGTTCGACGCGTTCCGTGACGACGACGTGGCCTTCTACGGCGCGGAAGGCGGCGGCGAGGGGGCGGACTCGAATCGCCACGCTGCGCCGCTGGCGGACGGCGAGGACGATGTCCTCCACGGCATGAAGACCCGCGTCATCGACGAGGAGACGGAGGTTCACTCCGTCTCCGCCGGACTGGATTACCCGGGCGTCGGCCCCGAGCACGCGATGTTCCGGGCCGTCGGCCGGTGTGACTACCGGGGCATCACTGACGAGCAAGCCCTGGAGGCCTTCCGGGAGTTGAGCATGCTCGAAGGGATCATCCCTGCCCTGGAGACGAGCCACGGACTCGCCCTGGCCAAACAGATCGCCGACGAACACGACACGATCCTGGTCAACCTGAGCGGGCGCGGCGACAAGGACATGGAGACGGCTGCTGAACACTTCGATCTCGGGTAG
- a CDS encoding DUF7315 family membrane protein, producing the protein MTMTYATNSAGRATESTAPESSAESDHLEGAGTDDAGRRDVVVPLRVYKAVTVFSTLFAVLAIVIGFVVLDAATNRGMAPVSAIDPLLSLLGLGAILFGAVVYAFSTRFRTAGMADEGGETDG; encoded by the coding sequence ATGACAATGACGTACGCAACTAACTCCGCCGGCAGGGCGACCGAATCGACGGCTCCAGAATCGAGTGCCGAAAGTGATCACCTCGAGGGCGCGGGAACCGACGACGCGGGCCGCCGAGACGTCGTCGTCCCGTTGCGGGTGTACAAGGCCGTGACGGTGTTCTCGACGCTGTTTGCGGTCCTCGCGATCGTCATCGGGTTCGTCGTCCTCGACGCGGCGACCAACCGTGGGATGGCTCCCGTCTCCGCCATCGACCCGCTGCTCTCGTTGCTCGGCCTCGGTGCGATCCTCTTCGGCGCGGTCGTCTACGCGTTCTCGACGCGATTCCGGACTGCAGGCATGGCTGACGAAGGAGGTGAGACCGATGGCTGA
- a CDS encoding NAD(+)/NADH kinase, which yields MSEERHEGPVTVVGDDAGVVVELVRSVGVQVVPGSPAEIDEAATAVIAVGEDAVLDLVRHGCTTPVLPVAVDSGLGSVPADSLQSAVERVRDGEYVRRDTPTLDVHVDGDSVETALADVMLVTSEPAHISEYTLSTPRGEVATFRADGVVIATPAGSRGYARRVGGAVLDSGAAALSVVPVGMFSTTKGHWTISLPEGDPAVTASIKREEAPVSLLIDDRTYGHLDPTDRLSLVRGEPLPVISLPESDLPFNANSEQIRDTQ from the coding sequence ATGAGCGAGGAGCGCCACGAGGGGCCAGTCACTGTCGTCGGCGACGACGCAGGTGTGGTCGTCGAACTTGTCAGATCGGTAGGTGTCCAGGTCGTCCCCGGCTCGCCCGCAGAGATCGACGAGGCGGCGACAGCCGTGATCGCCGTCGGCGAGGACGCCGTCCTGGATCTCGTCCGGCACGGATGTACGACGCCGGTTCTCCCGGTCGCCGTAGACAGCGGACTCGGGAGCGTCCCGGCAGACAGCCTGCAATCGGCCGTCGAACGGGTTCGCGATGGCGAGTACGTCCGTCGGGATACCCCGACACTGGACGTCCACGTCGACGGCGACTCCGTCGAGACGGCGCTGGCTGACGTCATGCTCGTGACGAGCGAGCCGGCCCACATCTCGGAGTATACGCTTTCGACGCCCAGAGGGGAGGTGGCCACGTTCCGGGCTGACGGCGTCGTGATTGCGACGCCGGCGGGCAGTCGTGGCTACGCGCGACGGGTCGGCGGCGCAGTTCTCGACTCCGGGGCTGCGGCTCTCTCGGTGGTTCCGGTCGGCATGTTCTCGACGACGAAGGGTCACTGGACAATCTCACTTCCGGAGGGAGACCCGGCTGTGACAGCGTCGATCAAGCGCGAGGAAGCCCCGGTGTCGCTGCTGATCGACGATCGGACGTACGGGCACCTCGACCCGACAGACCGACTCTCGCTCGTTCGTGGCGAGCCACTGCCCGTGATCTCGCTGCCGGAGAGCGACCTGCCGTTCAACGCTAACTCAGAACAGATTCGAGACACGCAGTGA